From the Fusobacterium ulcerans ATCC 49185 genome, the window TGCAAATCCTGAAAATTTTTATAGACTTGAAAAAGAGTATCCTCATTCTGAACTGGAAGCTTCTGGTGAAGCTGTCGGACTTCCAGATGGACAAATGGGAAATTCAGAAGTAGGACATTTAAATATAGGATCAGGAAGAGTAGTTTATCAGCCATTGGTAGAGATATCTAAAGATATTAGAGAAGGAACTTTTTTTAATAATGAAGTTTTAAAAGAAGCTTTTGAATATGCAGTAAAAGAAGGAAAACCTGTACATTTTGGAGGTTTAGTATCTCCAGGAGGAGTGCATTCACATACTGACCATCTTTATGGACTTTTAATGATGGCTAAAAAATATGGTGTGAAAGCTTATATCCATGCTTTTCTTGATGGAAGAGATACAGCTCCTGAATCTGGAGAGGGATTTTTGAAAGATCTTGAAGTTAAGATAAAAGAAATAGGTGAAGGTAAAATAGCAACTATATCTGGTAGATATTATGCTATGGATAGAGATAAAAACTGGGACAGAGTAAAAAAAGCTTATGATGCAATGGTATATGGAGTAGGAAATCATGCTTCTTCAGCTATTGAAGCCATAGAAAAATCTTATGCTGAAAAAGTAAGTGATGAGTTTGTAATTCCTACTGTAGTATGTCCAGAAGGAACTATCAAAAAAGGTGATGTATTCATAAACTTCAATTTCAGGCCTGACAGAGCAAGAGAAATAACAAGAGCTTTAAATGATAAAGAATTTTCTGGATTTGAAAGAGAATATTTAGGACTTAAATATTATTGTATGCGTCAATATGATTCTACTATAGATGCACCAGTAATTTATGGAGAAAAAGATATAACTAATACTCTTGGAGAAGTTATATCAAAAGCAGGATTAAAACAATTAAGAACAGCTGAAACAGAAAAATATGCTCATGTAACTTTCTTCTTTAATGGAGGAAAGGAAGCGCAGTATGAAGGAGAAGAGAGAAAACTTGTAGCATCTCCTAAAGTAGCTACATATGATCTTCAGCCTGAGATGTCAGCCTGCGGAGTTACAGAAGGACTTATAGAAGCTCTGGATTCAGGTAAATTTGATGTTATTATAGTTAACTATGCTAACCCTGATATGGTAGGTCACACAGGGGTATTTGAAGCTGCTGTAGCTGCTGTGAAGAAAATAGATTTCTGTTTAGGAAAGGTTTCTCAGAAAGTACTTGAACTTGGTGGAACACTTTTAGTGACAGCAGATCATGGAAATGTTGAGCTTATGGAAGATCCTGTTACAAAAATACCATTTACTGCTCATACAACAAACAAAGTTCCATTTATAATGGTTTCAAATAAATATAAGAATTATAAGCTTGAAGATGGAAAATTATCTGATATAGCTCCAACTATGCTTGAAATTTTGGGTATAAACAAACCAGAAGAAATGAATGGAAAATCATTATTAGTAAAATAAAATAATTTATAACATTTCTTAAAAAGGTACCTGTTTTTAAAACAGATACCTTTTTTGTTTGATTAAAAAAATTTTAAATGAATAAAAAAATTGAAAAATTTTTTAAGATAAATGATTTAAAAAATAAGAATTAGGAAAAGGGCAATTTTTATACATTTCTCTTAGTAAAAGATGGGATATAAATATTAAAAAACAAGTGTAATATGTTTAGTTTTGAAATATATAGCTTGACAACTAAACGAAAAGATGGTAAAAAAGTAATAGGAAACAGGAATAAAAGCAGAATGAGTATACCTAGGAAGGTTTATTTTTATAAATTATTCTAACAGAGGAAAAAAGAAAGTATAGGTTAGGGATGTATTTTTTTATTTTTTTTGAAAGAATATAAAATAAAACTTATAGATACTGCTGCTATGAGTTATTCTTGTTTAAACTTAATAATATTTTGGAGGTAAAAATATGATAGCAGTACTTAAGTTAAGTCCAGTTTTTGTGCTAGCAGCACTTATGATAAGTGGATTTGATGCTTTAATCGCAGCACCTTTAGCAACAATAGTTGCAGCATTGATAGCTATGTGGACAGAAAAGAAAAATTTCGCATACATACTAGATGCAGCGATAACAAATGTAAGAGAGATAACAATTGCATTGTTCATCTTGATGGCAGCTTATGCTCTAGCAGAAACATTTATGTCAACTGGAGTTGGAGCATCAATCATCAATATGGCATTGAACTTGGGGATAACAGGGAAAACTGTTGCACTTACAGGGGCAATAGTAACATCTGTACTATCAATAGCTACTGGAACAAGCTGGGGAACATTTGCAGCTTGTGCGCCTATCTTCTTATGGCTTAACCATATAGTAGGAGGAAATATTCTTCTGACTACTGCAGCAATAGCTGGTGGAGCATGTTTTGGAGATAATATTGGTCTTATTTCAGATACTACAATAGTAAGTTCTGGAATACAAGGAGTAGAAGTTGTTAGAAGAATCAGACACCAAGGTGTTTGGTCAGGTCTTGTATTATTAACTGGAGTAATAGCTTTTGGAGTAGCAGGAATGATGATGGGTCTTCCATCAGTAACTGGAAATGGAGCAGAAGCTATCAATCAAATACCAGCAGAAGTATGGACAAAACTAGCTGAAGAAAGAGAATCAGCAGTTACATTATTGAATCAGGTAAGAGATGGAGTTCCTTATTATATGGTAATTCCTTTGATATTAGTTCTTGTTGCAGCATTTATGGGATATCAGACATTTATCTGTTTATTCTTAGGAATAGCAGCTGCATATGTACTTGGTAAATTTGCAGGAACTGTAACTAGTACTACAGATTATTTAAATGATCTTGTTATGACAGGATTTGCAGATGCAGGATCATGGGTTGTAGTAATGATGATGTGGGTAGCAGCATTTGGTGGAATAATGAAGGTAATGGATGCTTTCAAACCTGTATCAGATTTAGTTGGAAAAATTTCTAGAAATGTAAGACAGCTTATGTTCTGGAATGCCGTTCTTTCAATATTTGGAAATATGGCACTTGCAGATGAAATGGCTCAAATAGTAACTATTGGACCTATTATAAGAAACCTTGTTGAAAAGAATGTAGTTGGAAGTGAAGAGGATATATATACTCTTAAACTTAGAAATGCAACATTCAGTGATGCAATGGGAGTATTTGGATCTCAATTGATTCCATGGCACGTTTACATTGGATTCTATATAGGGATAGCTTCAACAGTATATCCATTACATGAGTTCATAGCAATAGATATTATAAAATATAACTTTATAGCATTCATAGCTGTATTTAGTATGTTGTTCTTAACTTTAACAGGT encodes:
- the gpmI gene encoding 2,3-bisphosphoglycerate-independent phosphoglycerate mutase — encoded protein: MNKKPLMLMILDGWGINKHPEQKNAIVAANPENFYRLEKEYPHSELEASGEAVGLPDGQMGNSEVGHLNIGSGRVVYQPLVEISKDIREGTFFNNEVLKEAFEYAVKEGKPVHFGGLVSPGGVHSHTDHLYGLLMMAKKYGVKAYIHAFLDGRDTAPESGEGFLKDLEVKIKEIGEGKIATISGRYYAMDRDKNWDRVKKAYDAMVYGVGNHASSAIEAIEKSYAEKVSDEFVIPTVVCPEGTIKKGDVFINFNFRPDRAREITRALNDKEFSGFEREYLGLKYYCMRQYDSTIDAPVIYGEKDITNTLGEVISKAGLKQLRTAETEKYAHVTFFFNGGKEAQYEGEERKLVASPKVATYDLQPEMSACGVTEGLIEALDSGKFDVIIVNYANPDMVGHTGVFEAAVAAVKKIDFCLGKVSQKVLELGGTLLVTADHGNVELMEDPVTKIPFTAHTTNKVPFIMVSNKYKNYKLEDGKLSDIAPTMLEILGINKPEEMNGKSLLVK
- a CDS encoding Na+/H+ antiporter NhaC family protein, which produces MIAVLKLSPVFVLAALMISGFDALIAAPLATIVAALIAMWTEKKNFAYILDAAITNVREITIALFILMAAYALAETFMSTGVGASIINMALNLGITGKTVALTGAIVTSVLSIATGTSWGTFAACAPIFLWLNHIVGGNILLTTAAIAGGACFGDNIGLISDTTIVSSGIQGVEVVRRIRHQGVWSGLVLLTGVIAFGVAGMMMGLPSVTGNGAEAINQIPAEVWTKLAEERESAVTLLNQVRDGVPYYMVIPLILVLVAAFMGYQTFICLFLGIAAAYVLGKFAGTVTSTTDYLNDLVMTGFADAGSWVVVMMMWVAAFGGIMKVMDAFKPVSDLVGKISRNVRQLMFWNAVLSIFGNMALADEMAQIVTIGPIIRNLVEKNVVGSEEDIYTLKLRNATFSDAMGVFGSQLIPWHVYIGFYIGIASTVYPLHEFIAIDIIKYNFIAFIAVFSMLFLTLTGFDRFIPKFALPREPQVRLKTAEEKKADEAGIRA